Proteins from a genomic interval of Rosa chinensis cultivar Old Blush chromosome 2, RchiOBHm-V2, whole genome shotgun sequence:
- the LOC112184663 gene encoding endoplasmic reticulum chaperone BiP, with translation MTEAVRSHPDDGKCLVGEEARNLAPFNPERTVFDVKLLMGRKFDDAMVQSRIDFLPFKVVNKNGKACVELKIRGATHVFTPEEISARILIKMKESAQSYLGKKIHFAVIAVPAHFTQSQRLATLDAATIAGLNVARLINEPTAAAIAFSMAKRGESIFVFDMGGGSYLLSTLTTNDGIAELKHSGGTQVLGHLADRLNDHFISLIKRIYKKDVKKSKKLVRKLLMQCEQAQKALRTQPQVHLDIKSIIDDLLFVDGSPLSLGIDQNGIMAAFIPKNTRIPTKMLMLVEFDTWKDGNRTLEVYAGARPLTKDCIAIGVIHLKRVTTRPSWEPPKASVTFRVDAIGILNVKVKAEDTMESASIMIDIRAHFSLEKVDKMVKEAQEFAEEDDKLLRNAVAKNEFLTYLSRKRWRWFHQKKYRVEMDSIDQRVIFTTIKETVEWLVDNEDAEADDFDAKMKEVKEVLDPIKVHYSPTTSSQSHSEL, from the exons ATGACAGAGGCAGTAAGATCACACCCTGATGATGGCAAGTGCTTGGTTGGAGAGGAGGCAAGGAACTTAGCCCCCTTCAACCCAGAGCGTACGGTGTTTGATGTAAAGCTGCTCATGGGAAGAAA ATTTGATGATGCTATGGTTCAGAGCAGAATTGATTTCTTACCCTTCAAGGTTGTCAACAAAAATGGAAAGGCTTGTGTTGAGTTGAAGATAAGAGGTGCAACGCATGTGTTTACCCCTGAAGAGATTAGTGCTAGAATATTAATTAAGATGAAAGAATCAGCTCAATCTTATTTGGGGAAGAAGATTCATTTCGCTGTCATAGCCGTTCCAG CTCACTTTACCCAATCCCAAAGGTTGGCTACATTGGATGCAGCCACCATTGCAGGCCTCAATGTGGCTCGGCTAATCAATGAGCCTACTGCTGCAGCTATTGCCTTCAGTATGGCAAAGAGAGGAGAAAGCATTTTTGTATTTGACATGGGTGGCGGTTCATATCTTCTTAGCACGTTAACCACTAATGATGGCATTGCTGAGTTAAAGCATAGTGGAGGTACTCAAGTGCTTGGACACTTGGCGGATAGGCTAAATGATCATTTCATCAGTTTGATCAAGAGGATATACAAGAAGGAtgtaaaaaaatcaaagaagcTTGTGAGGAAGCTTTTAATGCAGTGTGAGCAGGCTCAAAAAGCCTTGAGAACCCAGCCCCAAGTGCATTTGGACATTAAATCCATTATTGATG ACCTCCTATTTGTTGATGGCTCTCCTCTCAGCCTTGGCATCGATCAAAATGGTATAATGGCAGCGTTTATTCCAAAGAACACCCGTATCCCGACAAAGATGCTTATGCTTGTTGAATTTGACACATGGAAGGATGGCAATAGGACTTTGGAGGTCTATGCCGGTGCACGACCATTGACAAAGGATTGCATTGCAATTGGAGTGATTCATCTAAAACGTGTAACTACTAGACCATCATG GGAACCTCCCAAAGCAAGTGTTACATTTAGAGTTGATGCCATTGGCATCTTAAATGTGAAAGTAAAGGCAGAGGACACCATGGAATCTGCCTCCATAATGATTGACATCAGGGCACATTTCAGCTTGGAAAAGGTTGACAAGATGGTGAAGGAGGCCCAGGAATTCGCAGAAGAGGACGACAAATTGTTGAGGAATGCAGTTGCAAAGAATGAATTTCTCACCTACTTGTCACGAAAGCGGTGGCGTTGGTTTCATCAGAAAAAGTACCGAGTTGAGATGGACTCCATTGACCAAAGGGTGATTTTTACCACAATAAAGGAGACTGTAGAATGGTTAGTAGATAATGAAGATGCAGAGGCAGATGACTTTGATGCCAAGATGAAGGAAGTGAAAGAGGTACTGGATCCAATCAAGGTTCACTATTCCCCTACAACTTCTAGTCAATCCCATAGTGAGTTGTAA
- the LOC112184136 gene encoding luminal-binding protein 3 yields MAILLFFILVTGASSGMAFTGGNNAAMFMKMPETAEGQAAQDASTIAEHIEEKDILVYNLGGGALDVSIVHIDKGLFEVMATSGDIHLGGRIFDDRLVDFFITLIKRKYYHDIRKNNKAVAKLRKDCERAKGALSRQHQTHVEVESLVDGIDYFSEPLTRAKFEELNMELFNKTIGTVTNCLEDAGLTKTDIDEIVLVGGSTRIPKVQQLLKDFFNGKEPNKGVNPDEAIAFGAAVLGGACSGDSWNETKGLILRDIVPFTLGMDIGDRVHECIPRNTVIPNKMSTKLFLRTKDNTAPVVAYECEGRLLPNECSEIKRIPVRFDKATRIEVFFDIDANGILHVTIEEDVKARDKVLARLSLEDVADVANTIKGIMYPSNLDKRRKLHSTIEKARALLETKFDTVEQEDFEEMEEKLRELVKIEITHFA; encoded by the exons ATGGCGATTCTGCTTTTCTTTATCTTGGTCACAG GAGCTTCGTCTGGAATGGCATTCACCGGTGGAAACAATGCTGCAATGTTCATGAAGATGCCGGAAACAGCTGAG GGGCAGGCTGCTCAGGATGCAAGCACCATTGCTGAGCATATTGAAGAAAAGGATATACTGGTTTATAATCTTGGAGGGGGTGCATTAGATGTGAGTATCGTGCACATTGATAAAGGTCTTTTTGAAGTAATGGCGACAAGTGGAGACATTCACTTGGGAGGTAGGATCTTTGACGACAGACTGGTTGACTTTTTCATCACATTGATCAAGAGGAAGTACTACCATGATATCCGCAAAAATAACAAGGCTGTTGCCAAGCTTCGCAAGGATTGTGAGAGAGCAAAGGGAGCCTTGAGTAGacagcaccaaacccatgtggAGGTTGAGTCTCTAGTTGATGGTATTGATTATTTCTCGGAGCCATTGACCAGGGCTAAGTTTGAGGAGTTGAACATGGAGTTGTTTAACAAGACCATCGGGACTGTGACAAATTGTTTAGAAGATGCAGGCCTGACAAAAACAGATATTGACGAGATTGTGCTTGTTGGAGGGAGTACTCGAATTCCTAAGGTGCAACAGTTGTTGAAGGACTTCTTCAATGGGAAAGAACCAAACAAGGGTGTTAATCCTGATGAGGCCATTGCCTTCGGTGCTGCAGTTCTGGGTGGAGCCTGTAGTGGAGACAGCTGGAATGAAACCAAAG gcCTTATTTTGCGTGATATTGTTCCTTTCACTCTCGGTATGGACATAGGTGACAGGGTGCATGAATGTATACCAAGGAACACTGTTATCCCAAATAAGATGTCAACGAAACTTTTCCTCAGAACCAAAGATAATACAGCCCCCGTTGTG GCCTATGAATGTGAAGGAAGACTATTGCCAAATGAATGTTCTGAGATTAAAAGAATTCCTGTAAG ATTCGACAAAGCGACCCGAATTGAAGTGTTTTTTGATATCGATGCAAATGGGATTCTACATGTGACCATTGAAGAGGATGTCAAAGCAAGGGATAAAGTACTTGCCAGGCTCAGTCTTGAGGATGTGGCAGACGTGGCTAATACAATAAAAGGTATTATGTATCCTTCCAATCTGGACAAGCGGAGGAAGCTTCATAGCACAATAGAGAAGGCTCGCGCATTGTTGGAAACTAAATTTGATACGGTAGAGCAGGAAGATTTCGAAGAAATGGAGGAGAAGCTTAGAGAACTAGTAAAAATAGAGATCACACATTTTGCCTGA
- the LOC112188992 gene encoding uncharacterized protein LOC112188992, whose product MEYRKTTGTVLKKIILLLFVSEFLFGVALADARADLLGWTAGAIDSNPSPLDDLDRLIGESLINETIAALERGQRPLSGVELLFGDNAEEARKPWCVDRFTRIIPSWVALTDHVDRLIHEVQSGKPIDSVRKRPIPNMNRVRWYRDSSECDYQRSALWAIAEEELELSAEEQAEVNKRRAGIISEHRKLEEKVTEEYETILTYVYVKKIEDRERESEELAKEDCMKVKIDARNKLDNISQFSPTEENER is encoded by the exons ATGGAATATAGAAAGACCACAGGAACGGTGCTGAAGAAAATCATTCTGCTTCTCTTTGTTTCAG AATTTTTGTTTGGAGTAGCGTTAGCCGACGCCCGCGCCGACTTGCTCGGGTGGACCGCCGGCGCGATTGATTCCAATCCGTCACCGCTTGACGATCTGGATCGGTTAATTGGAGAGAGCTTGATAAACGAAACAATAGCAGCTCTCGAACGTGGACAACGCCCACTTTCCGGCGTAGAGTTGCTTTTCGGGGATAA TGCGGAGGAGGCTAGAAAACCATGGTGTGTAGACCGATTCACTAGAATAATACCCTCATGGGTTGCACTCACTGATCACGTCGACCGTTTGATTCACGAGGTGCAAAGTGGTAAACCCATTGATTCCGTCCGAAAACGACCGATTCCTAACATGAACCGGGTCAGATGGTATAG GGATTCGTCTGAGTGTGATTACCAGAGGTCTGCCTTGTGGGCAATAGCAGAAGAGGAGTTGGAACTAAGTGCAGAGGAGCAAGCTGAGGTCAATAAA CGACGTGCAGGCATTATCTCTGAGCACAGGAAGTTGGAGGAGAAGGTAACAGAGGAGTATGAAACCATATTAACTTATGTATATGTCAAGAAGATAGAAGATAGAGAAAGGGAATCTGAGGAGCTTGCCAAGGAGGATTGCATGAAGGTAAAAATAGATGCGAGGAATAAGCTTGATAATATCTCACAGTTCTCACCTACAGAAGAAAATGAGCGGTAG